From the genome of Acaryochloris thomasi RCC1774, one region includes:
- a CDS encoding DUF3616 domain-containing protein: protein MTQPFLLSRVLLQFSSKDEDLIGELSAITLTPDGSLWVGSDEFLTLERLSLVEPYVYGQHQPFEISDYIDLFNSDDEIDIEGMDYAEPYLWFTGSHSKKRGKSKGKKPEKDIENLAEIKTDLNRYLIARIPVFQGEPLRSSSHPTDPDRTVAAAMLQKADTGNQLMEVLQTDPHLGPFIEMDIPSKENGLDIEGLAACGDKLFLGLRGPVLRGWAVILEIEVEEAESGILSLKEISKDGAKYRKHFVNLNGLGVRELCLRGEDLIILAGPTMDLEGAMQVFQLKDVLEHSDNTLWDQSADDLELLFDLPFTIGSDHAEGLALIPCLGQPEALLVVYDSPSAARRRQPYTVMADIFRLDP, encoded by the coding sequence ATGACACAACCTTTCTTGCTGAGTCGAGTACTGCTGCAGTTTAGTAGCAAAGATGAAGATCTAATCGGAGAACTCTCAGCGATCACCCTGACTCCTGACGGTAGCTTGTGGGTTGGCTCTGACGAATTTTTAACCCTAGAGCGCTTGTCCCTCGTCGAACCTTATGTGTACGGTCAGCATCAGCCGTTTGAAATTTCAGACTATATTGACCTATTCAATTCAGACGATGAAATTGATATTGAAGGCATGGACTATGCCGAACCTTACCTCTGGTTCACGGGGTCTCACAGCAAGAAACGAGGTAAATCTAAAGGTAAAAAACCAGAAAAGGATATTGAGAATTTAGCTGAAATCAAGACCGATCTGAATCGTTATTTGATTGCTCGGATTCCAGTTTTTCAGGGAGAGCCGCTTAGATCGAGTTCTCACCCCACCGATCCCGATCGCACTGTTGCGGCAGCCATGCTGCAGAAGGCTGACACTGGCAACCAGTTGATGGAAGTCCTGCAGACGGATCCGCATCTGGGTCCATTTATTGAGATGGATATCCCTAGCAAAGAAAACGGGTTAGATATTGAAGGCTTGGCTGCCTGCGGTGACAAGCTGTTTCTGGGTTTGCGCGGTCCTGTTCTACGCGGGTGGGCCGTCATTTTAGAAATTGAGGTCGAAGAGGCTGAATCGGGTATTCTGTCGCTCAAAGAAATAAGCAAAGATGGCGCAAAATATCGAAAGCACTTCGTTAACCTCAATGGCTTGGGAGTGCGGGAACTCTGCCTGAGGGGCGAAGATTTAATTATTCTTGCAGGTCCCACAATGGATCTAGAAGGAGCAATGCAGGTCTTTCAGCTCAAGGATGTTTTAGAGCATTCTGACAATACCCTATGGGATCAGTCTGCTGACGATCTTGAGCTGTTATTTGATCTGCCGTTCACGATTGGTAGCGATCATGCAGAGGGTCTTGCTCTGATACCCTGCCTGGGACAGCCTGAAGCTTTGCTCGTGGTTTATGACTCTCCAAGTGCGGCTCGACGCAGACAGCCATACACAGTCATGGCCGATATTTTTCGACTAGATCCGTAA
- a CDS encoding CAAD domain-containing protein: protein MSIDLEESVIVDPYAEMPQSEADIIDPRVHEKPEGDVDIIDPRVQAPQGKVEIIVPETGTSVREPVDPNLQELGTKLSQAIENLPRQIAAFYRAYQRPINLLGVSFLGLLTVAIASGVLRVLDALPLVAPSLELVGLGYIGWFTWRYLLYAENRQELTAKYRSTKQKVLGQNSERSKQP from the coding sequence ATGAGTATAGATTTAGAAGAGTCCGTTATTGTTGACCCCTATGCCGAGATGCCTCAGAGCGAGGCCGATATTATCGACCCGCGCGTTCATGAGAAACCAGAGGGTGACGTAGATATTATCGATCCGCGTGTTCAGGCCCCTCAAGGCAAGGTAGAAATTATTGTTCCTGAAACAGGCACGTCGGTTCGTGAGCCAGTGGATCCTAATCTGCAGGAACTAGGCACAAAGCTCAGTCAAGCTATTGAGAATCTGCCGAGACAGATTGCGGCATTCTACCGTGCCTATCAAAGACCGATCAATCTATTAGGCGTTTCGTTTTTGGGGCTGCTGACGGTTGCGATCGCATCCGGTGTCCTTCGAGTCCTTGACGCGCTCCCTTTGGTCGCCCCCAGCCTAGAATTAGTCGGCCTTGGCTACATCGGATGGTTTACATGGCGCTACCTGCTCTATGCCGAGAATCGCCAAGAACTTACAGCCAAATACCGCAGCACTAAGCAGAAAGTGTTAGGCCAAAATAGTGAAAGATCTAAACAGCCCTAG
- a CDS encoding cation:proton antiporter yields the protein MINTYISFLLIIGLLILAVTLGSGWIKRLPISYALLYLLVGVTLGSYGLNILPMQPGPKLIERLTEFVVIVSVFGCGLKMNRPLNAASWQTTGRLIGIVMPVSIVAIATISHWLLEFDWGPAILLGAILAPTDPVLASEVQLDHEADQDELRFGLTSEGGLNDSLAFPFVYFGLYWIQKGDLNTWFRQWVLIDLLWAITAGLFMGFAVAKAVYWIDQRIQQQQPVDDLMEDLVALSTILLTYALTEIVNGYGFLAVFVAGLTIRNSYHHDQNKRLAQLAFTEQIEKLLEIVIIVLLGSLLLAEPIQQYAGQAGILTGLLLFVIRPLSAWLSLGGSRLPTQTRWLFGWFGIRGVGSLYYLAYAIGKGLESDTAESLTWTVYLVIVTSIVLHGVSTSPLMRWYQRDIEDQSSQGSSDSQVPDKV from the coding sequence TTGATTAATACGTATATCTCGTTTCTCCTGATTATCGGTTTGCTGATTTTGGCAGTCACCCTGGGTTCAGGATGGATCAAGCGCCTACCCATCTCCTATGCTCTACTTTATTTGCTTGTAGGCGTCACCCTTGGTTCTTATGGCCTCAATATTTTACCGATGCAGCCCGGCCCAAAGTTGATCGAGCGGCTGACTGAATTCGTTGTGATCGTATCCGTGTTTGGGTGCGGTCTGAAGATGAACCGGCCCCTGAATGCAGCAAGCTGGCAGACGACGGGACGGCTGATCGGGATTGTGATGCCTGTTTCAATTGTTGCGATCGCAACTATAAGCCATTGGCTCCTCGAATTTGATTGGGGACCGGCCATTTTGTTGGGCGCAATTCTGGCTCCCACCGACCCTGTTCTTGCCTCTGAAGTACAGCTTGATCACGAAGCCGATCAAGACGAGCTCCGCTTTGGTCTCACATCAGAGGGGGGCTTAAATGACTCACTTGCCTTCCCCTTTGTTTACTTCGGACTGTACTGGATTCAAAAGGGCGATTTAAACACCTGGTTTCGGCAGTGGGTCCTTATCGATCTGCTGTGGGCAATCACGGCAGGTCTGTTCATGGGCTTTGCCGTTGCCAAGGCCGTTTACTGGATTGACCAGCGTATACAGCAGCAGCAACCTGTCGATGACCTCATGGAAGATCTGGTGGCGCTCAGTACGATTCTGCTCACCTATGCACTAACAGAAATTGTGAATGGCTACGGCTTCTTGGCTGTATTCGTAGCTGGACTGACGATTCGAAATAGCTATCATCACGATCAAAACAAGCGGTTAGCGCAACTAGCCTTCACTGAACAAATTGAAAAGCTACTCGAGATCGTGATCATCGTACTCCTGGGTTCACTTCTCTTGGCAGAGCCGATACAACAATATGCAGGTCAGGCCGGAATCTTAACCGGGCTGCTGCTGTTTGTTATTCGTCCTCTCAGCGCCTGGCTGAGCTTGGGAGGCAGTCGGCTGCCCACTCAAACCCGCTGGCTGTTTGGGTGGTTTGGTATTCGTGGCGTCGGGTCACTCTACTACTTGGCCTACGCGATCGGAAAGGGACTAGAGAGCGATACCGCTGAGTCGTTGACCTGGACAGTATATCTTGTCATTGTTACATCTATTGTCTTGCACGGCGTCAGCACCTCGCCTCTGATGAGATGGTATCAACGTGACATTGAAGATCAGTCTTCTCAAGGTTCTTCAGATTCACAGGTCCCAGATAAGGTTTAG
- a CDS encoding DUF421 domain-containing protein — protein MEALLDLINPVLGLEAPEITVWQMGTRAVVVYIFGLVTIRLVGDRRFIGKYAAFDVLLGVIMGATLSRAINGSASFFPTLAAASVLVGLHWLFGLLSFYFGAFETLLKGQPHPLITEGQLRLQTMRKSHITRRDLESVLYLKHQTTELSQVKQARLECSGDISIILNRQSPPVVDVDVAPGIQTIRIQLEP, from the coding sequence ATGGAAGCTCTTCTCGATCTGATCAACCCAGTACTTGGATTAGAGGCACCAGAAATAACAGTTTGGCAGATGGGAACTCGCGCTGTTGTTGTTTATATTTTCGGTTTAGTCACCATCAGACTGGTTGGAGACCGCCGGTTCATCGGCAAATATGCGGCCTTCGATGTTCTGCTTGGTGTGATTATGGGGGCGACTCTCAGTCGAGCCATCAACGGCAGCGCATCCTTTTTTCCTACCTTGGCTGCAGCCTCTGTCCTTGTAGGGCTACACTGGCTGTTTGGCCTTCTCTCTTTCTACTTCGGCGCTTTTGAGACCCTTCTGAAAGGACAGCCTCACCCGCTAATCACGGAGGGGCAGCTACGGCTGCAGACGATGCGGAAAAGTCACATTACTCGCCGTGATTTAGAGTCTGTTTTATATCTCAAACACCAAACAACAGAGCTGTCGCAAGTGAAGCAAGCTCGTTTAGAGTGTAGCGGTGACATCAGCATCATTCTCAACAGACAATCTCCACCGGTTGTAGACGTCGATGTCGCACCCGGGATACAGACAATTCGGATTCAGCTAGAGCCGTAG
- a CDS encoding alpha/beta fold hydrolase — MSELLSSLRFLTPKPLRPDDPLFIFLPGMDGTGQLLKRQLDGLSQHFDIRCLSIPATDLSDWEHLTASVVTLIQKEQRQRPIYLCGESFGGCLALRVAAAAPELFDRLVLINSATAFSRLPWMRLASSAAKFLPSPLYTLSASGLIPFLIAWDRVESSDRIDLLNAMQSVESHSATWRLNLLRQFDLLQLPLSTLMIPTLIITGAKDRLLPSMTEGQRLVGCLPKAQVTVLENSGHACLLEKEVNLYEILSQQGFLTCRWQELGEELSS; from the coding sequence ATGTCAGAGCTGCTATCGTCCCTCCGGTTCTTAACGCCAAAACCGCTCAGGCCCGACGATCCACTCTTCATTTTTTTGCCAGGGATGGACGGTACAGGACAACTGCTAAAGCGGCAGCTCGACGGGTTGAGTCAACACTTTGATATCCGGTGCCTATCGATTCCAGCAACTGACCTATCTGATTGGGAGCATTTGACAGCCAGCGTCGTGACCTTGATCCAGAAAGAGCAGCGGCAGCGGCCGATCTACTTATGCGGCGAATCATTCGGAGGATGTCTCGCACTCAGAGTTGCGGCAGCAGCCCCAGAACTTTTCGACCGCCTGGTTTTAATCAATTCAGCGACAGCCTTCTCGCGGCTGCCTTGGATGCGCCTAGCCAGCAGTGCTGCAAAGTTCTTACCCTCACCGCTCTATACACTGTCAGCTTCCGGGCTGATACCATTTCTAATCGCTTGGGATCGGGTTGAGTCAAGTGACCGCATCGATCTGCTGAATGCCATGCAGTCTGTCGAGTCTCATAGTGCCACTTGGCGTTTGAACTTGCTGCGTCAGTTTGATTTGCTGCAGTTACCACTCTCGACACTGATGATACCAACGCTGATTATTACTGGAGCCAAAGATCGATTGTTGCCTTCAATGACTGAAGGCCAACGCCTTGTCGGCTGCTTGCCGAAAGCGCAGGTAACCGTACTGGAAAATAGCGGTCACGCCTGTCTGCTAGAGAAAGAAGTGAATCTCTATGAAATTCTTAGCCAGCAAGGTTTCTTGACCTGTCGTTGGCAAGAGCTGGGTGAAGAACTCTCGTCTTGA
- a CDS encoding AI-2E family transporter yields MKATSTFWTHLQTAQLIRYLLLLALGWAIAQFLAYFEAVLVIFVCAAIFAFLLNYPVQWVARFLPRGLAVTAVFLLSLLLAGGLVTTLGLAIVSQFQQLLTQSPQLVESVIDLSERLQMFLSRWNLQVDFTALEEQFRGRALEIVETNFTVFQDVFFSVVDTVLIAVITYFMLLDGRRIWWLILKAFPKPVRPKVTAAIQSNFIGFFWGRLLLSVFFGISAFVIFLILGVPYAIALAAIAAVFDLIPGIGATVGVALVSVIVLPQGLWLSLKVLIICIVLQQVEENLLMPRIMQGSIDMNPVVMFLALLIGTRVAGLMGLFLSIPIAGVLISLFELEELQGHQAKTQTADR; encoded by the coding sequence ATGAAAGCAACGTCTACCTTCTGGACGCATTTGCAAACGGCTCAGCTCATTCGCTATCTGCTGCTGCTTGCATTGGGCTGGGCGATTGCTCAGTTCCTAGCCTACTTTGAGGCCGTTCTGGTTATCTTTGTCTGTGCTGCTATCTTTGCCTTTCTGCTCAACTACCCTGTGCAGTGGGTTGCTCGCTTTTTGCCCCGAGGATTGGCCGTAACGGCGGTTTTCCTCTTGAGTTTATTGCTAGCTGGAGGACTTGTCACAACTCTCGGGTTGGCGATTGTTTCTCAGTTCCAGCAGCTCTTAACCCAGTCTCCACAGCTTGTAGAGTCAGTGATTGACCTATCAGAACGTCTTCAGATGTTCCTGTCGCGCTGGAATCTACAGGTGGATTTTACGGCTCTAGAAGAGCAGTTTCGCGGACGAGCTTTAGAAATCGTAGAAACAAACTTCACGGTGTTTCAAGATGTTTTCTTTAGCGTCGTTGACACAGTTCTGATTGCCGTCATTACCTATTTTATGCTGCTGGACGGACGGCGAATCTGGTGGCTGATTCTGAAGGCATTTCCGAAACCTGTTCGCCCGAAGGTTACCGCAGCCATTCAAAGTAATTTTATTGGATTCTTCTGGGGACGGCTGCTGCTTTCTGTCTTCTTCGGAATCTCAGCATTCGTGATCTTCCTGATTTTAGGGGTGCCCTATGCGATTGCACTCGCCGCCATTGCCGCCGTCTTCGATCTGATCCCCGGTATCGGAGCCACGGTGGGGGTAGCTCTGGTGTCAGTTATCGTCCTCCCCCAAGGGCTGTGGCTAAGTCTCAAAGTTCTGATTATCTGCATTGTGCTACAGCAAGTCGAGGAGAATTTACTTATGCCCCGCATCATGCAGGGTTCAATCGATATGAATCCGGTTGTTATGTTTCTTGCACTCCTGATAGGAACTAGAGTTGCGGGTCTCATGGGCCTATTTTTATCAATCCCCATTGCGGGTGTACTGATTAGCCTCTTCGAACTGGAAGAACTACAGGGGCATCAAGCGAAAACTCAAACTGCAGATAGATGA
- a CDS encoding potassium channel family protein, whose amino-acid sequence MYLIIVGGGPEGASLVDLALKEGHQVVLIESDEKRARAVLQQHDVTVLNADIADDQILDEAGAAQADALIATTNDDSANLMAMVLGKEHNIETLVTTVSQPHHQSMFERLGAQVLAKPERLIAQHLYHLTQRQDESDR is encoded by the coding sequence ATGTATTTAATCATTGTCGGAGGGGGACCAGAAGGGGCCAGCTTGGTCGATCTGGCCTTAAAAGAAGGCCACCAAGTCGTTCTGATCGAGTCTGATGAGAAACGGGCAAGGGCCGTTCTGCAACAACACGATGTAACGGTTCTCAATGCAGATATCGCAGATGATCAAATTTTGGACGAAGCCGGGGCCGCGCAAGCAGATGCTCTAATCGCAACGACCAATGATGACTCTGCCAACTTAATGGCAATGGTTCTGGGCAAAGAGCACAACATAGAAACGCTCGTTACCACCGTCAGTCAGCCGCATCATCAGTCGATGTTCGAGCGCCTAGGAGCCCAAGTCCTCGCAAAACCGGAGCGACTGATTGCCCAACATCTCTACCATTTGACCCAAAGGCAAGATGAGTCTGATCGTTAA
- a CDS encoding lysophospholipid acyltransferase family protein → MFSHDHFLTPRDWSLTVSQGLLKALGACVSGHFLDRVPMGETLLVISNHRSFLDAPVLMSGLGRAINFACHPYMGQVPLMRDVIQGLGGFPLDAADSGGRSLLKQADALLQSQRWVGIFPEGGEPMVNSTQPGQLSTFHRGFAHLALRSQVPNLTILPVAIASHNETSVQTFPLQVLSWFDPAEPLFKAAGRHPAVFYQTVNLMVGHAIRVTPQQKRQYQGKGAKGMATELTQRCHAEISDLLKQGLS, encoded by the coding sequence ATGTTCTCCCACGATCATTTCCTTACTCCTCGGGATTGGTCTTTAACGGTTTCTCAAGGATTGTTAAAGGCTTTGGGGGCTTGCGTCTCAGGTCATTTTCTAGATCGAGTCCCTATGGGGGAAACGCTTTTGGTGATCAGTAACCACCGCAGCTTTCTGGATGCACCTGTTTTGATGAGTGGTTTAGGACGGGCCATAAACTTCGCCTGTCATCCTTATATGGGCCAGGTGCCTCTGATGCGAGATGTCATTCAAGGATTAGGCGGGTTCCCACTCGACGCTGCAGATAGTGGAGGGCGAAGCTTGCTCAAGCAGGCGGATGCTTTGCTGCAGAGCCAGCGCTGGGTTGGTATTTTCCCTGAGGGTGGAGAACCCATGGTCAACTCAACCCAACCTGGGCAGCTCAGTACGTTTCATCGAGGATTTGCTCACCTCGCGTTGCGATCGCAAGTGCCCAACTTAACAATTTTGCCGGTTGCGATCGCATCCCACAACGAAACCAGCGTACAGACGTTTCCGCTACAGGTCTTGAGCTGGTTTGATCCCGCAGAGCCTTTGTTCAAAGCAGCCGGTCGTCATCCTGCAGTGTTTTATCAGACCGTCAACCTAATGGTGGGCCATGCTATCCGGGTCACGCCTCAACAAAAGCGGCAATATCAGGGTAAGGGTGCTAAGGGAATGGCAACAGAGCTGACTCAACGATGTCATGCTGAGATTTCTGATTTATTGAAGCAGGGTTTGAGCTGA
- a CDS encoding DUF1003 domain-containing protein, with amino-acid sequence MTKNIAQSDNQSFDEPPIIPEASGNRIFTVPLPDPISKNVEAIAALQSREVQDLPFHQRLLESIAHLFDQPQFLYFLLIGLAIWILGGFLAKTGIFPFDWPMFSWSGQGLDAAALLISTGVLVRQSRQESFAEQRSQLTLQLNLLSEQKIAKIIALLEELRTDLPNVVERHDPEAQIMQEAADPLQVIDALQENLERELLLDPLSELSSDRTNSQ; translated from the coding sequence ATGACAAAGAACATAGCTCAATCAGACAATCAATCCTTTGATGAGCCTCCGATCATTCCCGAAGCGTCTGGCAACCGAATCTTCACAGTTCCCTTACCGGACCCGATCTCTAAAAACGTCGAGGCAATTGCCGCCCTCCAGAGTCGTGAAGTCCAGGATCTTCCCTTCCATCAGCGGCTGCTAGAAAGTATTGCCCACCTCTTTGACCAACCTCAGTTTCTCTACTTCTTGCTGATCGGCCTAGCAATTTGGATCCTAGGCGGCTTTCTCGCTAAAACCGGGATTTTTCCCTTTGATTGGCCCATGTTTAGCTGGTCAGGGCAGGGATTGGATGCTGCGGCACTTCTGATCTCGACAGGGGTTTTGGTCCGCCAGTCCCGTCAGGAAAGCTTTGCGGAACAAAGATCGCAACTCACGCTACAGCTCAACCTGCTATCAGAGCAGAAAATCGCCAAAATTATTGCGCTACTAGAAGAGCTACGCACAGATCTACCGAACGTTGTTGAGCGCCATGACCCCGAAGCTCAAATTATGCAAGAGGCAGCCGATCCCCTCCAAGTTATCGATGCTCTACAGGAAAATCTAGAGCGTGAACTGCTATTGGACCCACTGTCTGAGCTGTCCAGTGACCGCACTAATTCTCAATAG
- a CDS encoding TrkH family potassium uptake protein: protein MTVSRRKIFNPYLQIIGRGVGTLLHIPGIMALVTIPVCLLAGETYAAWPFALTAGVAIASGQLLRYPCRNSAPSRLRHAVLTVALSWLLIPLVGALPIYLIAAHLADSATTPLTVTEFHNFWNPVFEAFSGFTSAGLTVTLHASELPYSLQWWRSLMQWVGGVGVIVLMLTVLEPSTDAYQLYSAEGRQQRIGLTLNATVRHIWWIYLVYTGGGILWLHLVGMSWWEALNHSMTGISTGGFSVADNSIGSYDLGIQLAMIPIMILGSMSFAIHYQVLRKRNWRVLWTDTQHRALWIVLVLGFLALLLELSGFRPWSDALFLWASALGTCGFTTADLQDWNATSKLLLAIGMVFGGAAGSTAGGLKMSRVSSLFKAILWRFQRLSLKPHQVMRYILEGKAIPEAEANRRIESAAVLAVLWVSLILLGIFVLRHVSLPDYTLSDVVFETASALGSAGLTTGITHPDLPWLGKLVLILFMWMGRLEIIPVLLLLSWPLGVIRQRMRRYLRSLSSR from the coding sequence ATGACTGTCTCCCGACGAAAGATCTTCAATCCCTATCTCCAAATCATTGGTCGCGGTGTCGGAACATTGCTCCACATACCTGGCATCATGGCGCTGGTCACAATTCCCGTTTGTTTGCTAGCAGGTGAAACCTACGCGGCTTGGCCCTTTGCACTGACGGCTGGAGTTGCGATCGCATCGGGACAACTGCTCCGCTATCCCTGCCGTAACTCAGCACCGTCTCGCCTTCGCCATGCCGTTTTGACAGTGGCCCTCAGCTGGCTGCTGATTCCATTAGTGGGAGCACTGCCCATCTATCTCATTGCCGCACACCTTGCCGACTCTGCAACCACCCCGCTCACGGTGACTGAGTTTCACAACTTTTGGAATCCAGTTTTTGAGGCATTTTCAGGCTTCACAAGCGCAGGCCTAACAGTGACGCTCCATGCCAGCGAGCTGCCCTATTCTCTGCAATGGTGGCGCAGCCTTATGCAGTGGGTTGGCGGTGTTGGTGTCATTGTGCTTATGCTTACCGTTTTAGAACCCAGCACCGACGCCTATCAGCTTTATAGCGCGGAGGGACGGCAGCAGCGAATCGGCCTCACTCTAAATGCAACGGTCCGGCATATTTGGTGGATCTATCTGGTTTACACCGGCGGCGGCATTCTTTGGCTTCATCTTGTAGGTATGTCTTGGTGGGAAGCCCTCAATCACAGCATGACCGGCATATCAACGGGCGGATTCTCTGTAGCGGACAACAGTATCGGCAGCTATGACCTAGGCATCCAGCTTGCGATGATTCCCATCATGATTCTAGGCAGCATGAGTTTCGCCATCCACTATCAGGTTCTACGGAAGCGAAACTGGCGAGTTCTGTGGACAGACACGCAGCATAGGGCACTTTGGATCGTGCTTGTTCTCGGATTTCTGGCCCTACTTTTAGAACTATCTGGATTTAGACCCTGGAGCGACGCCCTATTCCTCTGGGCCTCAGCTTTAGGAACCTGTGGGTTTACAACGGCAGACCTCCAGGACTGGAATGCGACATCAAAACTTCTACTTGCCATTGGCATGGTTTTCGGTGGCGCGGCAGGTTCCACAGCCGGCGGACTGAAGATGAGTCGAGTGTCGTCCTTGTTTAAGGCTATCCTTTGGCGGTTTCAAAGACTATCCCTCAAGCCTCATCAAGTGATGCGCTACATTCTAGAGGGCAAGGCGATTCCAGAAGCAGAGGCCAATCGTCGAATTGAGTCAGCCGCTGTCTTAGCTGTGCTGTGGGTGAGCCTGATATTGCTGGGTATTTTCGTACTTCGCCACGTTAGTTTGCCTGACTATACTCTGAGCGATGTTGTGTTCGAGACTGCTTCCGCCCTAGGCAGTGCTGGACTCACAACCGGCATTACGCACCCTGATTTGCCCTGGCTTGGGAAGTTGGTGCTCATTCTGTTCATGTGGATGGGGCGGCTAGAGATTATTCCAGTTCTCCTGCTGCTGTCTTGGCCTTTGGGTGTTATAAGGCAGAGGATGCGGCGATATCTTCGCAGTCTATCGTCTCGATAG